The following are encoded together in the Chaetodon trifascialis isolate fChaTrf1 chromosome 3, fChaTrf1.hap1, whole genome shotgun sequence genome:
- the prph gene encoding peripherin yields MSHSSMHTSTSYRRTFGSPHPISMSSYPPASSRMPISGGRYMRSMSPVVSSRATTYQQQRSRSSTQPPRISYDKVDFTLAEAINQEFLTTRSNEKAELQELNDRFASFIEKVRYLEQQNGALQQELNQFKGQQHGQPNRATDLFQEELREMRRQMDAIGKERDQYLLERDNLAEDLALLKQRLEEEAQKRADAENNLVAFRKDVDDATLSRLELERKIETLMDEIEFLKKLHDEEIQEVQVSVQTQQLKMEVDSSARPDLTGALRDIRAQYETIALKNMQESEDWYKSKFADLTESAKRNTDSLRQAKQEANESRRQIQSLNCEIDALKNTNEALLRQMRDMEDQFGNEIGNYQDNVGRLEDEIRHLKEEMARHLREYQDLLNVKMALDIEIATYRKLLEGEESRITVPIVNLGMSNHFGDRDYEQIPSSMSKRTVVIKTVETRDGEVVKESRREKERDSDRSDRTDKDDKDE; encoded by the exons ATGAGCCATTCTTCAATGCATACCTCCACTTCCTACAGGCGCACCTTTGGAAGCCCACACCCCATCTCCATGTCTTCTTACCCCCCTGCGTCCTCCCGAATGCCCATTTCTGGAGGGCGCTATATGCGTTCAATGTCACCTGTGGTTTCATCCCGTGCCACCACCTATCAACAACAGCGTTCCCGCTCCAGCACCCAGCCCCCTCGCATCTCTTACGACAAGGTGGACTTCACCTTGGCTGAAGCCATCAACCAGGAGTTCCTCACCACCCGCAGCAACGAGAAGGCCGAGCTGCAGGAGCTCAACGACCGCTTTGCCAGCTTCATTGAGAAGGTGCGCTACCTGGAGCAGCAGAATGGCGCTCTGCAACAGGAGCTCAACCAGTTCAAGGGCCAGCAGCATGGTCAGCCCAATCGTGCCACTGACCTCttccaggaggagctgagggagatGCGGCGCCAAATGGACGCCATTGGAAAGGAGAGGGACCAGTACCTACTGGAGAGGGACAACCTGGCTGAGGACCTGGCCCTGCTCAAGCAGAG GTTGGAGGAAGAAGCCCAGAAGAGGGCAGATGCTGAGAACAACTTGGTTGCCTTCCGCAAG GATGTGGACGATGCCACATTGTCCCgtctggagctggagaggaagattGAAACTCTGATGGATGAGATTGAATTCCTTAAGAAACTCCATGATGAA GAAATCCAGGAAGTACAAGTGAGTGTCCAGACCCAGCAGCTGAAGATGGAGGTGGACAGCAGCGCCAGGCCTGACCTCACTGGTGCTCTGAGGGACATCAGGGCCCAATATGAGACCATTGCCCTTAAGAACATGCAGGAATCGGAGGACTGGTACAAGTCCAAG tttgcGGATCTGACTGAGTCTGCAAAGCGCAACACTGATTCTCTGAGGCAGGCCAAGCAGGAGGCCAATGAGTCCAGGAGGCAGATTCAGTCTCTCAACTGTGAAATTGATGCACTGAAGAACACG aatGAAGCTCTGCTAAGGCAGATGCGTGACATGGAGGACCAGTTTGGCAATGAGATCGGCAATTACCAGGACAACGTGGGCAGACTGGAGGATGAGATCCGCCACCTGAAAGAGGAGATGGCTCGCCACCTTCGGGAGTACCAGGACCTCCTCAATGTCAAAATGGCTCTGGACATCGAGATTGCTACTTACCGTAAActgctggagggagaggagagcag GATTACTGTTCCCATCGTCAATCTTGGCATGAGCAACCACTTTGGTGATCGAG ACTATGAACAAATTCCAAGCAGCATGAGCAAGAGGACTGTGGTGATAAAGACAGTTGAGACTAGAGACGGAGAG gTGGTGAAGGAATccaggagggagaaggagagagactcAGACCGCTCTGATAGAACCGACAAGGATGACAAGGATGAATAG
- the pmela gene encoding premelanosome protein a: MATLTLALLVLAFTSATAIKPRSQFTRYRSWNSRMYPVWKDGDQRFRNCWSGGEVTFDLKSDAPTLTGARATFSINLNFPPNQTVLSDGQVVWSQNCTINGQQYQEGQPVYPDQDTERTGVFPDGTPFNRSQDKKPRYVFVWKTWGRYWQVADGPSSSLSIGTDNIPLGSYNMEVVIYHCRGKDKFIPLGYASTVFAITDQVPFTVSLSQVNDVNQDDQNFIQNRAIAFSVALHDPSQYLKNADISFSWDFGDSTGTLISRDLTVTHTYLSVGSFKPQVVLMASIPNGCGNPTAVVPIDASAAPAVVVMASTPAAAPAEGGDAIALDVPASDATPLAASVQPAEAVTNTEDGETAIETDTGVVEVASVAPAGVDAAVVPEEQDPADPAVAEADVAAEDTDAAAAAAAGEGATDASVAPAAEEPADAAADETAVITDAAEENVPVIDTAASVAPVAEGEEAAAEVTDTVTVAPVAEVAAEGEAATAVDAAAVDATVEVVQAVTEAPADNVIAPAATETTTVEEAAPAADTEAEVQATENEVATAAAPAVDEEAVPAEGEVQAEVETDPAQVALVVAKRQAPELTADCMVYRYGSLATSVDVIQGIESVEIVQVSNVVSMATELDQNAVDVTITCQGSLPSEVCTVISDADCITPVETVCNAATPSPDCQMILRQFFNDSGVFCINVSLTNDVSLAVASARVSVTVASGGSPAGTAATILGVMVLACVVCCVGLMYRRFKQYQPLREDSVDSNGGGSGVTSVPLLLWNLLSRQSPGESRPLLQGRIV, encoded by the exons ATGGCGACTCTGACACTGGCGCTGCTGGTTTTGGCTTTTACATCTGCCACTGCGATAA AGCCGAGAAGTCAGTTCACACGTTACCGCTCATGGAACTCACGGATGTATCCGGTGTGGAAAGACGGAGACCAGAGGTTCAGGAACTGTTGGTCTG GTGGTGAAGTTACTTTTGATTTGAAAAGTGATGCTCCCACCCTGACTGGAGCAAGAGCAACCTTCTCTATTAATCTTAATTTCCCACCTAATCAGACAGTGCTCTCTGATGGGCAGGTGGTCTGGTCACAAAACTGCACCATCAATG GACAACAGTATCAGGAGGGTCAGCCTGTGTATCCCGACCAGGACACCGAGAGGACCGGAGTCTTCCCTGATGGCACGCCGTTCAACAGGAGCCAGGATAAGAAACCAcgctatgtgtttgtgtggaagaCATGGG GGCGTTACTGGCAGGTGGCAGATGGaccgtcctcctccctctctattGGAACAGACAACATCCCCCTGGGCTCCTACAACATGGAGGTCGTCATCTATCACTGCCGTGGCAAAGACAAGTTCATCCCTCTCGGTTACGCCTCCACAGTCTTCGCCATCACAG ACCAGGTTCCCTTCACTGTATCACTCAGCCAAGTCAATGATGTAAACCAGGACGACCAGAACTTCATCCAGAACCGAGCCATTGCTTTTAGCGTTGCGCTCCATGATCCCAGCCAGTATCTCAAAAACGCAGACATCAGCTTCAGCTGGGACTTTGGGGACAGCACTGGTACTCTGATCTCCAGAGacctcactgtcacacacacatacctctcCGTCGGGAGCTTCAAACCTCAGGTGGTCCTCATGGCAAGCATCCCCAACGGCTGTGGAAACCCCACTGCTG tTGTTCCTATTGatgcctctgctgctccagcagTAGTTGTGATGGCCTCCACCCCCGCAGCAGCACCAGCCGAGGGAGGAGACGCAATTGCTCTAGATGTTCCTGCTTCCGATGCCACTCCACTCGCTGCTTCTGTGCAGCCAGCTGAAGcagtcacaaacacagaagatggAGAAACAGCCATTGAGACAGACACAGGGGTAGTAGAGGTCGCCTCTGTCGCACCTGCAGGAGTTGATGCAGCCGTTGTCCCAGAGGAACAAGATCCTGCTGATCCTGCTGTTGCAGAAGCAGATGTTGCTGCTGAGGACACAgatgcagcagcggcagcagcagcaggtgagggggcCACAGATGCCTCTGTTGCacctgcagctgaagagccggcagatgctgctgcagatgagACCGCTGTGATTACAGATGCAGCTGAAGAAAATGTGCCTGTGAttgacactgctgcttcagttgCTCCTGttgcagagggagaagaagctgcagctgaggtCACTGATACTGTCACTGTTGCTCCTGTGGCAGAAGtagctgcagagggagaagctGCCA CCGCTGTTGATGCGGCTGCTGTTGATGCCACAGTCGAGGTTGTCCAAGCTGTAACAGAAGCCCCTGCTGACAACGTCATAGCCCCTGCCGCCACTGAGACCACTACTGTAGAAGAGGCAGCACCAGCTGCAGATACTGAGGCAGAAGTGCAGGCAACTGAGAACGAAGTTGCAAccgctgcagctccagcag TTGATGAAGAGGCTGTTCCAGCTGAAGGTGAAGTTCAAGCAGAGGTGGAAACAGATCCAGCACAGGTTGCCCTGGTTGTGGCTAAAAGACAAGCACCAGAGCTGACAGCTGACTGCATGGTCTACCGTTATGGCTCCTTAGCCACCTCTGTAGATGTTATCC AGGGTATTGAAAGTGTAGAGATTGTACAAGTGTCCAATGTTGTATCAATGGCGACTGAGTTGGATCAGAATGCTGTGGACGTCACCATTACCTGTCAGGGAAG TCTCCCAAGTGAGGTCTGCACAGTCATTTCGGATGCTGACTGTATCACACCGGTGGAAACGGTTTGTAATGCAGCGACACCCTCTCCAGACTGTCAAATGATCCTTCGTCAGTTCTTCAATGACTCTGGAGTTTTTTGCATCAACGTCTCCTTGACCAATGATGTCAGTCTTGCTGTGGCAAGTGCTAGAGTCAGTGTGACAGTAG CTTCCGGTGGTTCCCCAGCCGGAACTGCGGCCACAATCCTGGGTGTTATGGTTCTTGCCTGTGTGGTCTGTTGTGTTGGTTTGATGTACCG GAGGTTCAAGCAGTACCAGCCGCTAAGAGAAGACAGCGTTGACAGTAATGGAGGCGGCTCAGGGGTAACGTCAGTGCCTTTGTTGTTGTGGAATTTGTTGAGCCGACAGTCACCAGGAGAGAGTCGTCCATTACTTCAGGGGAGGATTGTGTGA
- the cdk2 gene encoding cyclin-dependent kinase 2: MDTFQKVEKIGEGTYGVVYKAKNKVTGETVALKKIRLETETEGVPSTAIREISLLKELSHANIVKLRDVIHTENKLYLVFEFLHQDLKKFMDSSSVTGIPLPLVKSYLFQLLQGLAFCHSHRVLHRDLKPQNLLINAQGEIKLADFGLARAFGVPVRTYTHEVVTLWYRAPEILLGCKYYSTPVDIWSLGCIFAEMITRRALFPGDSEIDQLFRIFRTLGTPDETVWPGVTSMPDYKPSFPKWARQDLSKVVPLLDEDGRELLGGLLNYDPDKRLSAKNALVHRFFRDVTMPVPHLRL, from the exons ATGGATACGTTTCAGAAGGTGGAAAAGATAGGAGAAGGGACGTATGGAGTGGTGTACAAAGCCAAGAACAAAGTAACCGGAGAAACTGTTGCTCTCAAGAAAATCAGGCTCGAGAC GGAAACAGAGGGTGTACCGAGCACTGCCATCCGAGAGATTTCACTTCTCAAAGAACTCAGTCACGCAAATATTGTCAA ATTGCGGGACGTCATCCACACCGAGAACAAGCTCTACCTTGTTTTTGAGTTCCTTCATCAGGACCTAAAAAAGTTCATGgactcctcctctgtcaccGGTATCCCGCTGCCTCTGGTGAAG aGTTATCTTTTCCAGCTGCTGCAAGGCCTGGCCTTCTGCCACTCTCACAGGGTTCTTCATCGAGACCTGAAGCCCCAGAACCTCCTCATCAACGCCCAGGGGGAGATCAAGCTCGCCGACTTCGGCCTGGCAAGAGCCTTCGGGGTGCCAGttcgcacatacacacacgag GTGGTCACACTTTGGTACAGAGCACCAGAAATTCTCCTGGGCTGTAAATACTACTCCACCCCTGTCGACATCTGGAGTCTGGGGTGCATCTTTGCTGAAATG ATCACCAGGAGGGCCTTATTCCCCGGAGACTCCGAGATCGATCAGTTGTTCCGAATCTTCCGCACTTTGGGCACGCCTGATGAGACCGTCTGGCCAGGAGTGACGTCAATGCCCGACTACAAACCGTCTTTCCCTAAGTGGGCCCGGCAGGATTTATCCAAAGTGGTGCCTCTTCTTGATGAGGACGGACGAGAACTGCTCGGA GGATTGCTGAATTATGATCCAGACAAAAGGTTGTCTGCCAAAAACGCCCTTGTACACAGATTCTTCCGCGACGTCACCATGCCAGTTCCTCACCTGCGACTTTGA